One segment of Haliotis asinina isolate JCU_RB_2024 chromosome 12, JCU_Hal_asi_v2, whole genome shotgun sequence DNA contains the following:
- the LOC137258446 gene encoding uncharacterized protein: MSDQESSSESGSETEEFDDNEEEFQNSEYHFAHCVFPDEEAKPPVEISTTKVNLLHTLLESSEGLYPHYTLHNIYSDDWEESVTGWKDVAPNPKYHTQKKRQKHAESGKYKVANSTGKSVDNVKKKEHETQPVWKANVEPVTYRYVQNNGQYRLHKFCKEDRDWYTVRRKNAERVSPSLKTRYMQREIKRLMKRDFSRKSVPDESVSDGNRTRRSQSTTSEGHRRTTSPYSSLVKSASDLYIENISSRLDELDEEIKRDSQLRKSQDEQTRMFPFNLMKGKHIKKLSEISARASHNTQSVQSSFIITPVGRQDALRPLEKITPQQRMKEDLVRFPDQSLQESGGGDMSENSNQHRKQSGSNSEGDVDRLRILPLAETSNAYIGQIIKGKQENSSILGTSKLPLGRRIGGRFVSSVAVDDVSLSDVESKALCDDRSAHHARGRNVRDPNLPEISGRRLEVSVTNYRLL; the protein is encoded by the coding sequence ATGTCGGACCAGGAATCCTCAAGTGAATCTGGATCGGAGACTGAAGAATTCGATGACAATGAGGAGGAATTTCAAAACTCGGAATACCATTTCGCTCACTGTGTATTTCCCGATGAAGAAGCCAAACCCCCGGTGGAAATTTcgacaacaaaagtaaatttaCTACATACTTTGCTGGAATCAAGTGAAGGTTTGTACCCACATTACACTCTACATAACATATATTCAGATGACTGGGAGGAATCTGTGACTGGGTGGAAAGATGTTGCCCCAAATCCAAAATATCACACGCAAAAGAAAAGGCAAAAACATGCAGAGTCAGGAAAATACAAAGTTGCTAATTCAACAGGGAAGAGTGTTGATAATGTCAAAAAGAAAGAACATGAGACACAGCCCGTGTGGAAAGCTAATGTTGAGCCTGTTACCTACAGATATGTTCAGAATAATGGCCAGTACCGGTTACATAAATTTTGCAAAGAAGACCGAGACTGGTATACAGTAAGAAGGAAAAATGCTGAAAGAGTCTCACCTTCATTGAAGACCAGGTACATGCAAAGAGAAATAAAACGATTGATGAAAAGGGATTTCAGTAGAAAGTCTGTTCCAGATGAGAGTGTTTCAGACGGTAATCGTACTAGAAGATCCCAAAGTACAACATCAGAAGGACATCGAAGAACAACATCACCATATTCCAGTTTGGTAAAGAGTGCTAGTGATTTGTATATAGAAAATATATCATCCCGTTTAGATGAACTTGATGAAGAAATTAAGAGGGATTCTCAGCTTAGGAAAAGCCAGGATGAACAGACTAGAATGTTTCCTTTTAATTTAATGAAAGGGAAACATATCAAGAAACTAAGTGAGATTTCTGCAAGAGCCTCACATAATACGCAGAGTGTTCAAAGTTCCTTCATCATCACTCCAGTTGGCCGCCAGGATGCGTTGAGACCGCTTGAAAAGATTACACCACAGCAGCGAATGAAAGAAGATTTGGTGAGATTTCCAGACCAGTCACTTCAAGAATCTGGAGGAGGTGACATGAGTGAAAACAGCAATCAACACCGGAAACAAAGTGGGAGTAATTCTGAAGGTGATGTTGATAGACTTAGGATATTACCTCTTGCAGAGACATCTAACGCATACATTGGTCAGATCATAAAAGGCAAGCAAGAGAATTCAAGCATCCTAGGAACATCCAAACTGCCACTTGGAAGAAGAATTGGAGGTCGCTTCGTGTCATCAGTGGCTGTAGATGATGTTAGTCTCAGTGATGTTGAAAGTAAAGCTTTATGTGATGATAGAAGTGCTCACCATGCTCGAGGTAGAAACGTCCGAGACCCAAACTTGCCAGAGATTTCAGGGCGAAGACTTGAAGTATCTGTTACAAATTACAGATTACTTTAG